In a genomic window of Thiolapillus brandeum:
- a CDS encoding J domain-containing protein, whose protein sequence is MSVDYHRCYKVLQLDPGASWEELRKQYKHLVQHCHPDRFQGDATALGEVEANLRKLNAAYKALADYYKRNKHLPLDSVSKHTGWDFQDTSDLKRKGEQLQPARQWPVLKLPVSKWLVLAIPVLLVILVFSLLAFQSADEEESTPPALAGEAVKADTGKSGSTEKKPQSLFGYGDTWMTVLQVQGEPTSRKGDSWFYGKSRVDFKEGHVTGWVQKEGRPLHVHGKLPGESHAGKIRLIRLGDTKQKVLKLQGPPLMKSDRRWGYGPSFIEFRNGKVIRWHSSVLRPLAVDRPDARKD, encoded by the coding sequence GTGAGTGTAGACTACCATCGCTGCTATAAAGTGTTGCAACTGGATCCGGGGGCAAGCTGGGAAGAGTTGAGGAAGCAGTACAAGCATCTGGTCCAGCATTGTCACCCGGACCGGTTTCAGGGCGATGCCACTGCCCTTGGTGAGGTGGAAGCCAACCTCAGGAAGCTCAATGCCGCCTACAAGGCATTGGCGGATTATTACAAACGCAATAAGCATCTTCCGCTGGATTCTGTATCAAAGCATACTGGTTGGGACTTTCAGGATACTTCTGACCTCAAGAGAAAGGGTGAACAGTTACAGCCGGCACGTCAATGGCCTGTGCTCAAGTTGCCCGTTTCAAAGTGGCTGGTGCTGGCCATTCCTGTCTTGTTGGTAATACTGGTATTTAGCCTACTCGCCTTTCAGTCTGCGGATGAAGAAGAGTCCACTCCTCCCGCCCTGGCAGGGGAGGCCGTAAAGGCTGATACAGGAAAATCGGGATCGACGGAAAAAAAACCTCAGTCGCTCTTTGGATATGGAGATACCTGGATGACGGTGCTCCAGGTTCAGGGCGAACCCACCTCGAGGAAAGGCGACTCCTGGTTTTATGGTAAATCCCGGGTGGACTTCAAGGAGGGTCATGTGACCGGGTGGGTGCAGAAGGAAGGCCGTCCCCTGCATGTTCACGGGAAGCTGCCGGGCGAGTCACATGCAGGTAAAATCCGTCTGATTCGTCTCGGTGACACCAAACAAAAAGTCCTGAAACTTCAGGGGCCGCCGCTGATGAAATCTGACCGCCGCTGGGGGTATGGTCCCTCATTCATCGAGTTTCGGAATGGCAAGGTGATTCGTTGGCACAGTTCCGTCCTGCGTCCTCTTGCCGTAGACAGGCCTGATGCACGGAAAGATTGA
- a CDS encoding porin family protein → MKTKWIQYGLLFWVCSTAASTAFAAGTWDYFGSYQLGYSDNLELAPDGGTSGAYHTLAAGIGYEEHGTRLDGNVDASVEYVNYPSGVFDDETWLYIDGDLRWALVSDRLFWVLTDSLTNQPIDTRAPNVPTNLQQTNVFTTGPSLSYQFNAANTVKADLRYMNSWAEEDDSFEADRWFAGAGWIYGLTPADDVSMHVTYYDTDFRQNEGQEDYRRQSVFAAWERRTGETSTLRAELGLINVDFEESDNESGWRALLEWNRTISSSSTLRVSGRHGLTDAALSIATMADPETIGNNVVSGDVYEVTALDVNYNYAWAASTLNLSGSYENQDYVTSGEIDRDLVGVVAGWTTNYGSGWSSRVTGDFAWADYDDGLSDKTYLLYAGVNYASTPHISYALGVNWERRFSDAPDDDYEDWGVVFQVRYDR, encoded by the coding sequence GTGAAAACAAAATGGATTCAATATGGATTGCTGTTCTGGGTATGCAGCACGGCGGCTTCCACGGCCTTTGCTGCAGGAACCTGGGACTATTTTGGTTCCTACCAACTGGGTTATTCCGACAACCTGGAGTTGGCGCCGGACGGGGGGACTTCGGGCGCCTATCATACTCTGGCAGCAGGTATCGGCTATGAAGAGCATGGTACTCGCCTGGATGGAAATGTTGATGCCAGCGTCGAGTACGTCAACTACCCCAGTGGCGTTTTTGATGATGAAACCTGGCTATATATTGATGGGGATTTGCGCTGGGCTCTGGTGAGTGATCGCCTTTTCTGGGTATTGACGGATTCATTGACCAATCAGCCCATCGATACCCGTGCGCCCAATGTGCCGACCAATCTTCAACAGACCAATGTATTCACCACCGGTCCCAGTCTTTCCTACCAGTTCAATGCTGCGAACACGGTGAAAGCGGATCTTCGTTACATGAACTCATGGGCGGAGGAAGACGACAGTTTCGAGGCTGACCGCTGGTTTGCAGGGGCGGGTTGGATCTACGGTTTGACTCCTGCCGATGATGTTTCCATGCACGTCACCTATTACGACACTGACTTTCGCCAAAACGAAGGACAGGAAGACTATCGCCGGCAGAGTGTTTTTGCTGCGTGGGAAAGGCGTACCGGAGAGACCTCGACCCTGCGCGCCGAACTCGGCTTGATCAATGTGGATTTCGAGGAATCCGACAATGAGAGCGGGTGGCGGGCGCTTTTGGAATGGAATCGTACGATTTCCAGCAGTTCAACGCTGAGAGTCAGCGGGCGTCATGGTCTGACGGATGCGGCACTCTCCATTGCTACCATGGCCGATCCTGAAACCATCGGCAACAATGTGGTATCCGGTGATGTGTATGAGGTTACGGCACTCGATGTGAACTATAACTACGCATGGGCGGCCTCCACTCTGAACCTGTCCGGGAGCTATGAAAATCAGGACTACGTGACCAGTGGTGAAATTGACCGGGATCTGGTGGGCGTCGTGGCAGGGTGGACAACCAACTATGGGAGCGGCTGGAGCAGCCGCGTTACTGGAGATTTTGCCTGGGCGGATTACGATGATGGCCTGAGTGACAAGACCTACCTGCTCTATGCCGGTGTCAACTATGCAAGCACACCGCATATATCCTACGCCCTGGGTGTGAACTGGGAGCGACGTTTCAGCGATGCTCCCGATGATGATTATGAAGACTGGGGCGTGGTTTTCCAGGTGAGATATGATCGTTAG
- a CDS encoding CpsD/CapB family tyrosine-protein kinase, translating into MDSKTENTEAENGEMQKPAAETGLMHGRSANLEKRLMSARQIAMMKEPLPQSVGQLKARKIIYPGMKDRAVLDTFRRLRTKLLQISNGDNFIALITSVAPGSGASFNATNLAAAFALDDTKTALVVDCNLRNPVQHKRFGVGGNRELIGLTDYIENPESMDPEGWSVDDIIYPTGIKRVSLVPVGKRREASLEYVSSAHMEAFFTEVRGRYPDRFIFVDAPSLSESPDALVLADLVDMVVLCVAHGKSMRSEIAQVAAEFGNDKLVGVIFTEGNP; encoded by the coding sequence ATGGATTCGAAAACAGAGAATACCGAAGCAGAGAATGGTGAAATGCAGAAGCCGGCAGCAGAAACCGGCCTGATGCATGGGCGTAGCGCCAATCTCGAAAAACGCCTGATGTCTGCGCGGCAGATAGCCATGATGAAAGAGCCGTTGCCGCAGAGTGTTGGCCAGCTCAAGGCGCGCAAGATCATCTATCCCGGCATGAAGGACCGGGCAGTGCTGGATACCTTTCGCCGTCTGCGCACCAAGCTCCTGCAAATCAGCAATGGAGATAATTTCATTGCCCTGATCACGTCCGTGGCACCCGGTAGTGGCGCCAGCTTCAATGCCACCAATCTGGCCGCAGCTTTTGCCCTGGATGACACCAAGACTGCCCTGGTGGTGGATTGCAACCTGCGCAACCCGGTGCAGCACAAACGTTTTGGGGTAGGGGGGAATCGCGAACTGATTGGTCTTACGGACTATATCGAAAACCCTGAGAGCATGGATCCGGAAGGCTGGTCAGTAGACGACATCATTTATCCCACGGGTATCAAGCGAGTGTCGCTGGTGCCAGTGGGCAAGCGCCGGGAGGCGTCACTTGAGTATGTCTCCTCCGCGCATATGGAGGCTTTTTTTACAGAAGTCAGAGGCCGGTACCCGGATCGCTTCATTTTCGTGGATGCTCCTTCATTGTCCGAGTCACCGGATGCCCTGGTGTTGGCAGATCTCGTGGATATGGTTGTGTTGTGCGTGGCCCATGGGAAATCCATGCGTAGCGAAATCGCCCAGGTGGCCGCAGAGTTCGGCAACGACAAATTGGTAGGCGTTATCTTTACGGAGGGGAACCCGTGA
- a CDS encoding XrtA system polysaccharide chain length determinant — translation MQLTLEQWIHGLLAEFRRQKVKMVMMFAVVALTMLAVGIYVPKRFESSSTIQIGEKNIIEPLMEGRAVQTEVRSFGRNALEIISSRRVLTEILETGGWDLDKLSPIEVEVLMENIVGRTRVQNVGANLLKISYADSDPQRAFKVARRFSELFIQESTEAKRKESREAFEFIQSQVKQYHQKLLEAEKNLKEFRSGSSDALPGSQTDVDNRISQLRQQISETRLRLSEEQEREKSILKQLSGEAVFSLQLSKEEQIRDRIAELRNQKDNLLLNYYETHPDVVSLTHQIEELEQSLQQEIEARKNLADNSEKKKAVQRSPLYQELRRQLAATRTQIATLRTRLRLTEQSLSDELDRSSRVANSEAQLAELTRDYEVNRNIYQDLLRRRENARVSMELDMKGQSIAFNVREPASLPLKPKGLGLLHFALAGLVLGIALPMAYLAFLMQVNPKVRLPATIRQDLGLRVLASIPPLYTPSERVFNRIVTLVLVAVVLAVFATYGYVGYMRYTHKLLILPLEVS, via the coding sequence ATGCAATTGACTCTTGAACAATGGATACATGGCCTGCTGGCGGAATTTCGCCGACAGAAGGTCAAAATGGTCATGATGTTCGCCGTGGTTGCACTGACAATGCTGGCAGTGGGCATCTATGTGCCCAAGCGCTTTGAATCCTCTTCCACCATCCAGATTGGCGAGAAGAATATTATTGAGCCATTGATGGAAGGCCGCGCTGTGCAGACGGAAGTGCGAAGCTTTGGTCGCAACGCACTCGAGATTATCAGCAGTCGCCGGGTATTGACGGAAATCCTGGAAACCGGCGGCTGGGATCTGGACAAACTGTCACCCATCGAGGTGGAAGTCCTGATGGAAAATATCGTGGGAAGAACCCGTGTGCAGAACGTGGGGGCGAACCTGCTGAAGATTTCCTATGCCGATAGTGATCCGCAAAGGGCATTCAAGGTGGCACGCCGTTTCTCTGAACTGTTTATACAGGAAAGTACTGAGGCCAAACGCAAGGAAAGCCGGGAAGCTTTTGAATTCATTCAAAGCCAGGTCAAGCAGTATCACCAGAAACTGCTGGAAGCGGAAAAGAATCTCAAGGAGTTCAGAAGCGGCAGTTCAGACGCGTTGCCGGGTTCGCAGACGGATGTGGACAACAGGATCAGTCAGTTGCGGCAGCAGATCAGTGAGACTCGCCTGCGCCTCAGTGAAGAGCAGGAACGGGAAAAGTCCATTCTGAAACAATTGTCCGGGGAAGCGGTATTCAGCTTGCAATTGAGCAAAGAAGAACAGATCCGTGATCGCATCGCGGAACTGCGCAACCAAAAGGACAATCTCCTTCTCAACTATTATGAGACCCATCCGGATGTGGTCAGCCTGACCCACCAGATCGAGGAACTGGAGCAGTCTTTGCAGCAGGAGATAGAAGCGCGCAAGAATCTGGCTGACAACTCTGAAAAGAAGAAAGCCGTGCAACGGAGTCCTCTTTACCAGGAACTGCGCCGGCAACTGGCGGCAACCCGAACCCAGATTGCCACTTTGCGCACCCGCCTGCGGCTTACCGAACAAAGTCTTTCGGACGAGTTGGATCGCAGTTCCCGGGTAGCCAATTCCGAAGCCCAACTGGCCGAGTTGACCCGGGATTATGAAGTGAACCGCAATATCTATCAGGATCTTCTGCGTAGGCGGGAGAATGCGCGTGTCTCCATGGAACTGGATATGAAGGGACAAAGCATTGCCTTCAATGTCCGTGAACCGGCCAGCCTTCCACTGAAGCCCAAAGGATTGGGGCTATTGCATTTTGCCCTGGCTGGATTGGTGCTGGGTATTGCCCTTCCCATGGCTTATCTTGCGTTCCTGATGCAGGTAAACCCGAAGGTAAGGTTGCCCGCCACCATTCGGCAGGATCTGGGACTGCGCGTGCTGGCTTCCATACCACCGTTGTACACGCCATCCGAGCGTGTTTTCAACCGGATTGTGACCCTGGTTCTCGTGGCGGTGGTGCTGGCGGTTTTTGCTACCTACGGATATGTGGGGTACATGCGCTATACGCATAAGCTTCTGATACTGCCCCTGGAAGTCAGCTGA
- a CDS encoding XrtA/PEP-CTERM system exopolysaccharide export protein, producing the protein MRYGLCRFMALVAVLFMAGCATQPGEVVEGPPPGGSEVVDKYLVGVDDTLSVSVWRNPELSVSAVVRPDGMITVPVIGDVVAVGKTPEEVASDISERLSAYIRNPQVAVSVTQLVSNAFLTRVRVTGAVVSPISSPHRPGMTVLDAVLEAGGMTDFAAPDQARLYRKVDGQIKAYAVHLKQILQKGDLTTNYELLPGDIISIPERSF; encoded by the coding sequence ATGAGGTATGGGCTCTGCCGGTTCATGGCATTGGTGGCGGTACTGTTTATGGCCGGTTGTGCGACTCAGCCGGGAGAGGTTGTAGAGGGGCCTCCGCCAGGAGGCTCAGAAGTCGTGGACAAGTACCTGGTGGGAGTGGATGACACTTTGTCTGTTTCTGTATGGAGAAATCCCGAATTGTCGGTTTCCGCCGTGGTGCGTCCGGATGGGATGATAACAGTGCCGGTAATCGGTGATGTGGTTGCAGTTGGAAAAACCCCTGAAGAGGTGGCTTCGGATATCAGTGAACGCCTGTCAGCTTATATAAGGAATCCCCAGGTGGCGGTAAGCGTCACTCAGCTGGTGAGCAACGCCTTTCTCACCCGGGTTCGTGTCACAGGCGCTGTGGTCAGCCCCATATCATCCCCCCACCGGCCCGGCATGACAGTGCTGGATGCCGTTCTTGAAGCGGGAGGCATGACCGATTTTGCTGCGCCTGACCAAGCGCGTCTGTATAGAAAGGTTGATGGACAGATCAAGGCTTACGCCGTGCATCTCAAGCAAATACTGCAGAAAGGTGATCTGACCACCAACTACGAGCTGCTGCCTGGCGATATCATCTCAATTCCCGAGAGGAGTTTCTGA
- a CDS encoding O-antigen ligase family protein, whose product MSENNPVSKDAPASVEATPGQPPQAHAGLAFFFLSLYIVVLFVRPQEFIPAFEGWPLMPILIIAAFVAWLGAGKLQLNAPPFYLLTALFLYSPLTVLVAGEGASNALETVVKLIPPYLTFLLISTTALSRKRIRFMMWLMIGGAVLFSLHGIQQKYTGVGWTGEVPILGRIRYIGIFNDPNDVGLSLVTALPMSLYLMRTSNNTVLKLLLLFAAGLIIWGISLTNSRGTILALGAILGVFSWRKYGVFKTLMAGVIAVPLMFTLSSRLDTISPGEESAHGRVEAWYEGIQMLKENPVFGVGFDLFTDHHFRTAHNSYVLVLAEQGVPGYFLWFSFVGICFTLMYRLQKSRKEPEAPYAAWQSLGLERPQGTGAAGGFLPPESLEKKPEEEENIAPEDRAIARVLFLSLVGFAVSSFFLSRSYSMQLFLLCGMAVAHYQGTRLRNPDVTEYRFLDHFLFWGVLCCISIVVLYFIVSALLSLS is encoded by the coding sequence ATGAGCGAAAATAATCCTGTCTCCAAGGACGCCCCGGCTTCTGTCGAAGCCACGCCCGGGCAGCCCCCTCAAGCCCATGCCGGCCTGGCATTCTTTTTTCTGTCATTGTACATAGTCGTACTCTTTGTCCGGCCCCAGGAATTCATACCGGCTTTCGAAGGCTGGCCGCTCATGCCGATATTGATCATTGCCGCTTTCGTGGCTTGGCTGGGCGCAGGAAAACTGCAGTTGAATGCCCCCCCTTTCTATCTTCTGACAGCACTGTTTCTGTACTCACCATTGACCGTGCTGGTAGCGGGAGAAGGGGCATCCAATGCCCTGGAAACCGTGGTCAAGCTGATCCCTCCCTATCTGACATTCCTGCTCATCAGCACCACCGCCCTTTCCCGGAAACGCATCCGGTTCATGATGTGGCTGATGATCGGGGGAGCAGTCCTTTTCAGTCTGCACGGTATCCAGCAAAAATACACCGGGGTCGGCTGGACGGGAGAGGTGCCCATACTCGGGCGCATACGCTACATCGGAATATTCAATGATCCCAACGATGTGGGACTGTCCCTGGTCACAGCCCTGCCCATGAGCCTGTATCTGATGCGTACCAGCAACAACACCGTACTCAAACTGCTGTTGCTGTTTGCTGCCGGATTGATCATATGGGGCATCAGCCTGACCAATTCCCGGGGCACCATTCTTGCTCTGGGCGCCATACTTGGAGTATTTTCCTGGCGCAAATACGGCGTATTCAAAACCCTGATGGCGGGCGTCATAGCCGTCCCTCTCATGTTCACGTTGAGCAGCCGGCTCGATACCATCAGCCCGGGAGAGGAGTCCGCTCATGGCCGGGTGGAAGCCTGGTATGAAGGTATCCAGATGCTCAAGGAAAATCCGGTTTTTGGCGTGGGATTTGATCTCTTTACCGACCACCACTTCCGAACTGCCCATAATTCCTATGTCCTGGTGCTGGCAGAACAGGGGGTGCCCGGTTATTTTCTGTGGTTCAGTTTCGTCGGCATCTGCTTCACCCTCATGTACCGTCTGCAGAAATCCCGAAAGGAACCTGAAGCACCCTATGCCGCGTGGCAATCCCTGGGATTGGAAAGGCCCCAGGGCACTGGGGCAGCAGGTGGATTTCTGCCACCGGAATCCCTGGAAAAAAAGCCGGAGGAAGAAGAAAACATCGCCCCCGAGGATCGGGCCATAGCCCGGGTGCTATTCCTTTCCCTGGTGGGGTTTGCCGTATCCTCTTTCTTCCTCAGCAGAAGCTACTCCATGCAGTTGTTCCTGTTGTGCGGAATGGCGGTAGCCCACTACCAGGGAACCCGCCTGCGCAATCCGGATGTCACTGAATACCGTTTTCTGGATCATTTTCTGTTCTGGGGCGTTCTCTGTTGTATTTCCATCGTGGTGCTTTATTTCATCGTTTCGGCTCTGTTGAGCCTTTCCTGA
- a CDS encoding glycosyltransferase translates to MRSRLLIITNLYPTPWENLRGTFNFQQFNHLAAHLDIRIIVPVSWKDRFKHRNSPAKKLLEHPLQGKVVYPLYWYTPGFFRGTYGWSMWASLQLQCRKLIADFNPDYLLSSWAYPEGVAGTRIAQSLGIPAFVKVHGSDVNITAQHPHVAPQIHDWGQKVAGVASVSHDLKKKLKKLGVPESRIHVIYNGIDHQRFHPMADDMARKSLHLDNAPFLLYVGDLKARKGCMDLLLAFLKLEKKYPRLKLYIAGTGVMQIPLQQHIEQAGVANKVQLLGKVQHADLNQWYNAASLTCLPSYNEGVPNVLLESMACGTPVVATGIGGIPEVVNSDCGLLTEPGDIEALAQKLDNALEKNWNQERIHQHASGFSWEENTRKMLDMFRGNGDPLK, encoded by the coding sequence ATGCGTTCACGCCTGCTTATCATTACCAATCTCTATCCCACCCCCTGGGAAAACCTCCGGGGCACCTTCAATTTCCAGCAATTCAACCATCTGGCCGCACACCTGGATATCCGGATCATCGTTCCAGTCAGTTGGAAGGACCGTTTCAAACACCGCAACAGTCCAGCCAAAAAGTTGCTGGAACACCCCCTGCAAGGCAAGGTTGTGTATCCCCTGTATTGGTACACACCAGGTTTTTTCCGGGGCACCTATGGATGGAGCATGTGGGCTTCGCTGCAACTGCAATGCCGCAAACTGATTGCCGATTTCAACCCCGATTACCTGCTCTCATCATGGGCCTATCCCGAAGGAGTGGCTGGCACCCGCATCGCACAATCCCTGGGCATTCCTGCATTCGTGAAAGTTCATGGCAGCGATGTCAACATCACCGCGCAGCATCCCCATGTAGCCCCCCAGATCCACGACTGGGGACAGAAGGTGGCAGGCGTTGCATCGGTCAGCCACGATCTGAAAAAGAAACTGAAAAAACTTGGGGTTCCGGAATCCAGAATACATGTCATCTACAATGGCATAGACCACCAGCGCTTTCACCCGATGGCCGATGATATGGCGCGGAAATCCCTGCATCTGGACAATGCTCCATTTCTGCTATACGTGGGCGACCTGAAAGCGCGCAAGGGATGCATGGATTTGCTGCTGGCCTTTCTCAAGCTGGAAAAAAAATATCCCCGGCTGAAACTGTATATTGCCGGAACAGGCGTGATGCAGATTCCTCTCCAGCAGCACATCGAACAGGCAGGCGTAGCGAACAAAGTGCAGCTGCTGGGAAAAGTTCAGCATGCTGACCTGAATCAATGGTATAACGCCGCAAGTCTCACCTGTCTGCCCAGCTATAACGAAGGCGTGCCCAATGTACTGCTGGAATCCATGGCCTGCGGCACACCTGTAGTAGCCACTGGTATTGGTGGCATACCTGAAGTCGTCAACAGCGATTGCGGCTTGCTGACGGAACCCGGCGATATTGAGGCCCTGGCCCAAAAACTGGACAATGCTCTGGAAAAGAACTGGAATCAGGAAAGAATCCATCAACATGCATCAGGATTCTCCTGGGAAGAGAACACGCGGAAGATGCTGGACATGTTCCGTGGCAATGGAGACCCCCTCAAATGA
- a CDS encoding IS91 family transposase, with product MAEPLTLQTVLQQHCLIPGGVLTEKHQWQAARSTYLFPVRALSRHFRGKMVSRLRQCASAGQLNHITRTDEIDDILNQFMKKDWVVYSKPCINHTETVVRYLARYSHKIAISDARIVGIENDQVRFRYRDDQSRVITLRTDELIRRFLLHVLPNGFMRIRHYGLLANRCRNASLEKIRRILAQPAKAEEEKSQTGRSRRLSLSPLPPGASDPHLRTAPGMADTRQGAGMT from the coding sequence ATGGCTGAACCGCTCACCCTCCAGACGGTGCTGCAGCAGCACTGCCTGATCCCCGGCGGCGTGCTCACCGAAAAGCACCAATGGCAGGCCGCCCGCAGCACCTACCTGTTCCCGGTACGGGCATTATCCCGCCACTTCCGGGGCAAAATGGTCAGCCGCCTGCGGCAATGCGCCAGCGCAGGCCAGCTCAACCATATCACCCGGACAGACGAAATCGACGACATCCTGAATCAGTTCATGAAAAAGGACTGGGTGGTGTACAGCAAGCCCTGCATCAATCACACCGAAACGGTGGTCCGCTACCTGGCCCGTTACAGCCACAAGATCGCCATCAGTGATGCGCGTATTGTCGGCATAGAGAATGATCAGGTGCGCTTCCGCTACCGGGACGATCAGTCCAGGGTCATAACCTTGCGCACCGACGAACTGATCCGCCGCTTTCTGCTGCATGTGCTCCCCAATGGCTTTATGCGCATCCGCCACTACGGCCTGTTGGCCAACCGGTGCCGGAACGCCTCGTTGGAGAAGATACGCCGGATACTGGCGCAACCGGCCAAGGCTGAAGAAGAGAAAAGCCAAACCGGAAGAAGCCGCCGGTTATCCCTGTCCCCACTGCCACCGGGGGCATCTGATCCCCATCTACGAACTGCCCCCGGCATGGCCGATACCCGCCAGGGCGCCGGGATGACGTAG
- a CDS encoding SND2/TMEM208 family protein encodes MWQFIAFLLILGMIGAVLKWIGVALYIIFFYIVLPIVGFWILYVVIRSIYHAFNPEAKQAYLERKAKEAEENRKRKEKEEAEAKAKREREEAEKRRKEYERQQHRDGDQQTTPYTYQIGKHGNESLAIRYGIANQERKVKEYWYYAKGGEQKRNPDRDKIYYEPASKIRLQKTRKVSKDLYEVLLTDFRDRKARAIIETGTEYVKTFYPLDDSWFEKYADLEETLKGNNSFTLKELATFHVQKAVGT; translated from the coding sequence ATGTGGCAGTTCATAGCGTTCCTGTTGATTCTGGGAATGATAGGTGCAGTACTCAAATGGATTGGTGTTGCGCTGTATATTATATTCTTCTATATAGTATTGCCTATCGTAGGGTTTTGGATCTTGTATGTTGTAATCCGTAGTATTTACCATGCATTTAACCCCGAAGCAAAACAAGCTTATTTAGAGCGAAAGGCAAAAGAGGCTGAAGAAAACCGAAAGCGAAAAGAGAAAGAAGAGGCAGAAGCCAAAGCAAAACGGGAACGAGAAGAGGCGGAGAAACGAAGAAAAGAATACGAACGCCAACAGCACCGAGATGGTGATCAACAAACGACACCATATACATATCAAATTGGCAAACATGGTAATGAATCGCTTGCTATTAGATATGGAATTGCGAACCAAGAACGAAAAGTTAAAGAGTATTGGTATTATGCAAAAGGTGGCGAGCAGAAGAGGAACCCTGATAGGGATAAAATCTATTATGAGCCTGCGAGCAAAATTCGGTTGCAAAAAACAAGAAAGGTGAGCAAAGACCTATACGAGGTGCTTTTAACTGACTTTAGAGATCGAAAAGCTAGGGCAATTATTGAAACAGGAACAGAGTACGTTAAAACTTTCTACCCACTTGATGATAGCTGGTTTGAGAAATACGCTGACCTAGAAGAAACATTAAAGGGAAACAATTCGTTTACGTTGAAAGAATTAGCAACATTTCATGTTCAAAAAGCAGTTGGTACTTAA
- a CDS encoding IS110 family transposase, translated as MFRNLPGAGKRLAPRLLVAFGEDRSRFASAQALCCYAGIAPVTERSGNKSWVHWRYSCPKFLRQSFVEWINQTVRFSFWARAFYKAQREKGKTHQMAIRALAFEWIRILWCCWQDRKPYDEATYLMALQKQGSPLVKELAN; from the coding sequence GTGTTTCGGAATCTGCCGGGCGCCGGAAAACGATTGGCACCACGCCTGCTGGTGGCTTTTGGTGAGGATCGCTCACGCTTTGCTTCTGCTCAGGCCTTGTGCTGCTATGCAGGCATTGCGCCTGTCACCGAACGTTCGGGCAACAAGTCCTGGGTCCACTGGCGCTACAGTTGCCCCAAATTCCTGCGGCAATCGTTTGTTGAATGGATCAACCAGACCGTGCGCTTTTCTTTCTGGGCGCGGGCCTTTTACAAGGCCCAGCGCGAGAAGGGCAAAACCCATCAGATGGCCATTCGGGCGCTGGCCTTCGAGTGGATACGCATCCTCTGGTGCTGCTGGCAGGATCGCAAACCCTACGATGAGGCTACCTACCTGATGGCCCTACAGAAACAGGGGTCTCCGCTTGTTAAAGAGCTGGCAAATTAG
- a CDS encoding TolB-like translocation protein, producing MLAVIGVIFSLCLAAPAQDASVLFHNDFEAYALNGVTKVAVSREMGGRTHVGLVNLGTGEWFDMTQYLDENYNDPGNDRWLAVSNDLTYYIMETERAGFGGWSGLVWGTLNANGEPSKPKAVDGIVHPEGSGAISPNGTHIAITIRSEIGNGRNDILLLERNGDTWDRNRDITISASSGRSDDEPQFSVDGSKIIWTSSNNWDAGGDNIVFAENNLNGNGYKELMNASRIGSSAKMLRPSYEADGKIVFEAEVSGEYCYRWNPASPGSDPVIIDPNYRNDNSCHALPDGRIVSYWMERSGSAGHELRVMLGSGQHLSVLQPGVDFWDFPLSGGTASQ from the coding sequence ATGCTCGCCGTTATCGGTGTCATTTTCAGCCTCTGCCTGGCAGCTCCGGCACAGGATGCTTCCGTCCTTTTCCACAATGATTTTGAGGCCTATGCTCTCAATGGCGTTACAAAGGTAGCCGTCTCCAGAGAGATGGGGGGCAGAACTCATGTGGGCCTGGTGAACCTTGGTACTGGTGAATGGTTCGACATGACCCAGTATCTCGATGAGAACTACAATGATCCCGGCAACGACAGATGGTTGGCGGTCAGCAATGACCTGACCTATTACATCATGGAAACCGAACGTGCCGGCTTTGGCGGGTGGAGTGGTCTGGTTTGGGGAACACTCAATGCCAATGGTGAACCCAGCAAACCCAAAGCCGTTGATGGCATCGTCCACCCTGAAGGATCCGGCGCCATATCCCCGAACGGCACCCATATCGCCATTACCATACGCAGTGAAATCGGCAATGGCCGCAACGATATCCTGCTGCTGGAGCGCAATGGAGACACCTGGGACAGGAACCGGGATATTACAATTTCCGCCTCCTCCGGACGTTCGGACGACGAACCTCAGTTTTCCGTGGATGGCTCAAAAATCATTTGGACCAGCTCCAACAACTGGGACGCAGGCGGTGACAATATCGTTTTTGCCGAAAACAACCTGAACGGCAACGGCTACAAGGAGCTGATGAACGCTTCGCGTATAGGGTCCAGCGCCAAAATGCTTCGTCCCTCCTACGAGGCAGACGGAAAAATCGTATTCGAGGCAGAGGTATCCGGGGAGTATTGTTACCGATGGAATCCGGCCTCCCCCGGAAGCGATCCCGTAATTATTGACCCCAACTATCGCAATGACAACAGCTGTCATGCTTTGCCCGATGGCCGAATCGTATCCTACTGGATGGAACGCTCAGGTTCTGCCGGACACGAACTCCGCGTCATGCTGGGAAGTGGACAACATCTGTCAGTATTGCAACCAGGAGTCGATTTCTGGGATTTCCCGCTTTCAGGGGGAACTGCTTCACAATAG